One Solanum pennellii chromosome 9, SPENNV200 DNA segment encodes these proteins:
- the LOC107030512 gene encoding F-box/kelch-repeat protein At3g23880-like translates to MEFKEDEILQKRGKSTEIESICGEASVFSMPNLPEELITEIMLRLPVKSLLQFRSVSKSWLSLISTSHFVKTHLLLSASNKDYIHHGVISKPSNTSRGVKDCSVSSLLYDSVPESFELDNPGKNPNAFPLFVGSVNGLICLAINLFYGFDCFIIWNPSIKKYKKLPYEEHIVPYFTFGFAYDEFEDDYKIVGIFPIYNYASLCRVEVKIYSLKSDSWKRVKNYKGAELLGDSAKFVNGKFHWLDKHWNIISMDLAGEKWEEVDQPCCFKGCGFLKLGVFESDLSVFCNYAWTHVDVWVMKEYGVKESWTKMFTVKSPEDSGGRIFYPIILMSNEGEILLKFGSRFVKYNPKDDSIRYLDVTKLAPCLEVQIYVKSLVCPFY, encoded by the coding sequence ATGGAAttcaaagaagatgaaattCTCCAAAAACGGGGCAAATCTACAGAAATTGAGTCCATTTGTGGTGAAGCTTCAGTCTTTTCAATGCCTAATCTTCCTGAAGAACTCATCACAGAGATCATGTTAAGGCTTCCAGTGAAATCCCTTTTACAATTCCGGTCTGTTTCAAAATCATGGCTTTCCTTAATCTCTACCTCTCATTTTGTGAAGACCCATCTCTTATTATCTGCTAGTAACAAGGATTACATCCACCACGGAGTTATATCTAAGCCTTCTAATACCAGCCGCGGTGTCAAAGATTGTTCTGTTAGCTCTTTACTTTACGATTCTGTACCTGAGTCATTTGAATTGGATAATCCAGGTAAAAATCCCAATGCTTTTCCTCTCTTTGTGGGTTCGGTTAATGGATTGATTTGTCTTGCTATCAATCTATTTTACGGATTTGATTGCTTTATTATATGGAATCCATCaattaaaaagtataagaaattgcCTTACGAAGAGCATATTGTTCCTTATTTCACTTTTGGTTTTGCATATGATGAATTCGAAGATGATTACAAGATAGTGGGTATTTTccctatttataattatgcaagTCTTTGTCGTGTTGAGgttaaaatatatagtttaaagAGTGATTCTTGGAAACGTGTTAAGAATTATAAAGGTGCGGAACTCTTGGGTGATTCTGCTAAGTTTGTTAATGGGAAATTTCATTGGCTTGATAAGCACTGGAACATTATTTCTATGGATTTGGCGGGTGAGAAATGGGAAGAGGTTGATCAGCCCTGCTGTTTCAAAGGATGTGGATTTTTGAAGCTAGGAGTGTTTGAGAGTGATCTTTCTGTGTTTTGTAATTACGCGTGGACTCatgttgatgtatgggttatgaAGGAATATGGAGTAAAAGAATCTTGGACAAAGATGTTCACCGTCAAGTCACCCGAAGATTCTGGGGGACGTATATTTTATCCAATTATATTAATGTCAAATGAAGGTGAAATTTTGCTTAAGTTTGGATCACGTTTCGTGAAATACAATCCAAAGGATGACTCAATCAGATATCTAGATGTTACTAAGTTAGCTCCATGTCTTGAGGTACAAATATATGTTAAGAGCCTAGTTTGCCCTTTTTACTGA
- the LOC107030511 gene encoding F-box/kelch-repeat protein At3g23880-like, giving the protein MESRGDEVIPRHPKQSKPTNPAHFLSVLNQDSLLPMPNLPAELILEILLKLPVKSLLQFRSVSKSWLSLISSPEFVKARLSLSTSNKTYTHHGVITKASNTSRGVEDCSICSLLYDSVPESFELDNPGKNPNAFPLFVGSVNGLVCLAINLFYGLDCFIIWNPSIKKYKKLPYEEHIVPYFTFGFAYDEFEDDYKIVGIFPIYDYAILCRIEVKIYSLKNDSWKRVKNYKGAELLGDSAKFVNGNFHWLDKHWNIISMDLADEKWEEVDQPCCFKGCGFLKLGVFESDLSVFCNYAWTHVDVWVMKEYGVKESWTKMFTVKSPEDSGGRIFYPIILMSNEGEILLKFGSRFVKYNPKDDSIRYLDVTKLAPCLEVQIYVKSLVCPFY; this is encoded by the coding sequence ATGGAATCCAGAGGCGATGAAGTCATCCCTCGGCACCCTAAACAGAGCAAACCCACAAATCCTGCCCATTTTTTATCCGTTTTAAACCAAGATTCACTCTTGCCAATGCCTAATCTTCCTGCAGAACTCATCCTAGAAATCTTGTTAAAGCTTCCGGTGAAATCCCTATTGCAATTTAGATCTGTTTCGAAATCTTGGCTTTCCTTAATCTCTAGCCCTGAATTTGTGAAGGCTCGTCTCTCTTTATCCACTAGTAACAAGACCTACACACACCATGGAGTTATAACTAAAGCTTCTAATACTAGCCGCGGTGTCGAGGATTGTTCTATTTGCTCTTTACTTTACGATTCTGTACCCGAGTCATTTGAGTTGGATAATCCAGGTAAAAATCCCAATGCTTTTCCTCTCTTTGTGGGTTCGGTTAATGGATTGGTTTGTCTTGCTATCAATCTATTTTACGGATTAGATTGCTTTATTATATGGAATCCATCaattaaaaagtataagaaattgcCTTACGAGGAGCATATTGTTCCTTATTTCACTTTTGGTTTTGCATATGATGAATTCGAAGATGATTACAAGATAGTGGGTATTTTCCCTATTTATGATTATGCAATTCTTTGTCGTATTGAGGTCAAAATATATAGTCTAAAGAATGATTCTTGGAAACGTGTTAAAAATTATAAAGGTGCGGAGCTCTTGGGTGATTCTGCTAAGTTTGTTAATGGGAATTTTCATTGGCTTGATAAGCACTGGAATATTATTTCTATGGATTTGGCAGATGAGAAATGGGAAGAGGTAGATCAGCCCTGCTGTTTTAAAGGATGTGGATTTTTGAAGCTAGGAGTGTTTGAGAGTGATCTTTCTGTGTTTTGTAATTATGCGTGGACTCatgttgatgtatgggttatgaAGGAATATGGAGTAAAAGAATCTTGGACAAAGATGTTCACCGTCAAGTCACCCGAAGATTCTGGGGGACGTATATTTTATCCAATTATATTAATGTCAAATGAAGGTGAAATTTTGCTTAAGTTTGGATCACGTTTCGTGAAATACAATCCAAAGGATGACTCAATCAGATATCTAGATGTTACTAAGTTAGCTCCATGTCTTGAGGTACAAATATATGTTAAGAGCCTAGTTTGCCCTTTTTACTGA
- the LOC107030513 gene encoding transcription factor UNE12-like: MAANQPEGYADDFLEQILAIPSYSGLPVADVGTPSETTSFTSASAVSHLNSAAAAGLQQPLFPLGLSLDNGRDDVGDAGPYAVKHERDGMNIGNLYAGLEHLQSHAVRHSVPSVHHVQPFQGPPTTSTTVTVPHPPSIRPRVRARRGQATDPHSIAERLRRERISERIKALQELVPSCNKTDRAAMLDEILDYVKFLRLQVKVLSMSRLGGASAVAQLVADIPLQSVEGDSGESRSNQHIWDKWSNVDTEREVAKLMEEDVGAAMQYLQSKSLCIMPISLAALIYPTQQPDDQSLVKPEAAAPL, encoded by the exons ATGGCAGCAAACCAACCGGAAGGCTACGCCGACGATTTCCTCGAGCAAATTCTCGCTATTCCTTCCTACTCTGGCTTGCCGGTTGCTGATGTTGGCACTCCATCAGAGACGACGTCGTTTACCTCGGCGTCTGCCGTATCTCATCTTAACTCTGCCGCTGCTGCTGGCCTACAGCAACCTTTGTTTCCGCTGGGATTAAGCTTGGATAACGGCCGTGATGACGTCGGTGATGCTGGTCCTTATGCAGTGAAGCAT GAAAGAGATGGAATGAATATCGGAAATCTATATGCAGGTCTAGAACACTTGCAATCTCATGCAGTTCGTCACTCTGTGCCTTCTGTTCACCATGTCCAG CCTTTTCAAGGTCCACCAACAACGAGCACAACAGTAACTGTACCACACCCACCTTCAATTCGTCCTAGGGTTCGAGCTCGGAGGGGACAAGCCACAGACCCACATAGCATTGCTGAGAGG CTGAGAAGGGAGAGGATATCAGAAAGAATAAAGGCTTTGCAGGAACTGGTACCCAGCTGCAATAAG ACAGATAGGGCCGCAATGCTTGATGAGATTCTGGACTATGTGAAGTTCTTGAGGCTTCAAGTTAAG gtactgagcatgagTAGGCTGGGAGGAGCCAGTGCAGTGGCACAACTTGTTGCTGACATTCCATTACAATCTGTGGAG GGGGACAGTGGTGAAAGTAGATCCAACCAGCATATATGGGATAAGTGGTCCAATGTCGACACAGAACGAGAGGTTGCTAAGCTCATGGAGGAAGACGTCGGTGCAGCCATGCAATACCTTCAGTCTAAATCACTCTGCATCATGCCCATATCACTTGCTGCACTCATCTATCCTACTCAACAACCGGATGACCAGTCACTGGTCAAGCCTGAAGCAGCAGCCCCATTATAG